The following proteins are encoded in a genomic region of Pangasianodon hypophthalmus isolate fPanHyp1 chromosome 26, fPanHyp1.pri, whole genome shotgun sequence:
- the LOC113537511 gene encoding A disintegrin and metalloproteinase with thrombospondin motifs 5, whose translation MTVALCSFPGGVASLKIVLLCFSLPRMADALPDSASLSPPVNGSGFAPVRKTGGFVRAIDRLYHGGGRVGYLLYLDDQRFQLDLERDESVLSPHFSSPYSATLRGAGMLPRGCLYRGTVDSNPESLAVFNMCRGGLNGFFAVNHDRYKIKPIAHAKEHENDAERTLHYYTWESFSFEAVTEHESCGTRERRRRDGRAWKRRRTGKADGVLRRDDYEVHGRRFWVDFAQSQNAKMRRKRSVSRARHVELLLVADASMAKKYGNDLQHYLLTLASIASRLYGHASIENPIRLSVVKVTVLAENEKGLDVSKNAAATLKSFCKWQNQQNPLDDDHQHHHDAAILFTRQDLCGHHSCDTLGMADVGTVCSPERSCAVIEDDGLHAAFTVAHEIGHLLGLSHDDSKFCEERFGSTEDKRLMSSILTSIDASKPWSRCTSATITDFFDDGNAECLLDMPHNPLLGPEELPGQSYDAVRQCQLAFGPEYTVCPGMDVCARLWCAVIRKGQMVCLTKKLPAAEGTQCGKGRICLHGKCVDKTRKRHYSASNHGSWSSWGPWGACSRTCGGGVQFTQRLCNNPPPRNNGRYCTGKRAIYRSCNVTPCPMRNKNFRQEQCEARNGPQTDPKGVKTFVEWVPKYAGVLPKDMCKLTCRAKGTGYYVVFSQRVIDGTECRPYSSSVCVKGKCVRTGCDGIIGSKLHYDKCGICGGDGTGCIRVAGNFTKKSKGYTDVVKIPEGSTHMKVRQYKTKGQAQLSAYLALRRPSGEYLLNGKFMISTSETIIPLNGTMLNYSGWSQHDEGLHTTGPGALRESLVVQVLATDPKKPLDIRYSFFVPRKTPLPPRTTLVFSATPAALSSDEVLTMTTKVVPTTEPPSATLPGPRWVTGSWMTCSRTCDTGWQSRTVQCKDPQGKLAKGCPLGDRPSAFKHCLIKKC comes from the exons ATGACTGTCGCACTTTGCTCTTTCCCCGGCGGCGTCGCGTCGCTGAAGATTGTTTTGCTGTGCTTCTCGTTGCCGCGCATGGCCGATGCTCTTCCGGACTCCGCGAGTCTCTCGCCACCTGTCAATGGGTCGGGCTTCGCACCTGTACGGAAGACCGGCGGCTTCGTGCGCGCCATCGACCGGCTCTACCACGGAGGCGGGAGAGTGGGCTACCTCCTCTATTTGGACGATCAGCGGTTTCAGCTTGACCTGGAGCGGGACGAATCGGTGCTGTCGCCTCACTTTAGCTCTCCGTACAGTGCGACGCTACGGGGAGCGGGAATGCTGCCTCGCGGCTGCTTATATCGGGGAACTGTGGACTCCAATCCGGAATCGTTGGCGGTGTTCAACATGTGCAGGGGAGGACTAAATGGATTTTTCGCCGTGAACCATGACCGCTACAAAATCAAACCCATCGCGCACGCCAAAGAGCACGAGAACGACGCAGAGCGCACGCTGCACTATTACACCTGGGAGAGCTTCAGCTTCGAGGCCGTGACGGAACACGAAAGCTGCGGAACGCGTGAACGGAGAAGGCGCGATGGAAGAGCGTGGAAGCGCCGAAGGACAGGTAAAGCGGACGGGGTGTTAAGGCGTGACGATTACGAGGTGCACGGTAGGAGGTTTTGGGTTGATTTCGCGCAATCGCAAAATGCAAAGATGCGCCGCAAAAGATCGGTGTCACGCGCGCGGCACGTGGAGCTGCTGCTGGTGGCAGACGCGTCCATGGCTAAGAAGTACGGCAACGATTTACAGCACTACCTGCTGACACTGGCGTCTATCGCATCGCGGCTGTACGGCCACGCCAGTATCGAGAACCCTATCCGCCTCTCCGTGGTGAAGGTCACGGTGTTGGCAGAGAACGAGAAAGGTCTCGATGTGTCCAAGAACGCTGCTGCAACGCTCAAGAGCTTCTGCAAGTGGCAGAACCAGCAGAACCCCCTGGACGATGACCATCAGCACCATCACGACGCGGCCATTCTCTTCACCAGGcag GACCTGTGCGGACATCACTCGTGTGATACACTGGGCATGGCCGATGTGGGCACAGTGTGTTCTCCAGAGAGGAGCTGCGCTGTGATAGAAGATGATGGCCTGCATGCTGCTTTCACTGTCGCACATGAAATTG GGCACCTTTTAGGCTTGTCTCATGATGATTCAAAGTTCTGTGAGGAGAGGTTTGGCTCCACAGAAGACAAGAGACTCATGTCATCTATCCTGACCTCCATTGACGCCTCCAAACCCTGGAGCCGCTGCACCTCGGCCACCATCACTGACTTCTTTGATGATGGAAATG CGGAGTGTTTGCTGGATATGCCACATAATCCTTTGCTCGGTCCTGAGGAACTTCCTGGTCAGAGCTATGACGCAGTGCGGCAGTGCCAGCTAGCCTTCGGGCCCGAGTACACGGTGTGCCCAGGCATGGACGTGTGTGCTCGTCTGTGGTGCGCTGTAATCAGGAAGGGCCAGATGGTGTGTCTAACCAAGAAACTGCCAGCGGCAGAGGGCACACAGTGTGGCAAGGGCAGGATATGCCTGCATGGGAAGTGTGTGGACAAGACACGCAAGAGGCATTATTCG GCCTCTAACCACGGTAGCTGGAGTTCCTGGGGGCCGTGGGGTGCGTGCTCTCGGACATGCGGAGGCGGAGTGCAGTTCACACAGCGTCTGTGCAACAACCCCCCTCCTCGCAACAATGGACGCTACTGCACAGGAAAGAGAGCCATCTACAGGTCCTGTAACGTCACTCCATGCCCCATGCGAA ATAAGAATTTTAGACAGGAACAGTGTGAGGCAAGGAATGGGCCTCAGACAGACCCTAAAGGAGTGAAGACCTTTGTCGAGTGGGTGCCCAAGTATGCTGGCGTGCTGCCAAAGGACATGTGCAAGTTAACCTGTAGGGCCAAAGGCACAGGCTACTATGTAGTGTTCTCACAAAGG GTGATAGATGGGACGGAGTGTAGGCCCTAcagcagctcagtgtgtgtgaaagggaaGTGTGTGCGCACTGGCTGTGATGGAATAATAGGATCCAAGCTGCATTATGACAAATGTGGCATCTGCGGTGGTGACGGCACAGGCTGCATAAGAGTGGCTGGCAACTTCACCAAGAAGAG TAAGGGCTATACGGACGTTGTGAAGATCCCAGAGGGCTCAACTCACATGAAGGTCCGTCAGTACAAGACAAAAGGTCAGGCTCAGCTTTCTGCCTACCTAGCCCTGCGTCGGCCCAGTGGCGAGTACCTTCTCAATGGCAAGTTCATGATCTCCACCTCAGAGACAATAATCCCTCTGAATGGCACCATGCTTAATTACAGTGGCTGGAGCCAACATGATGAGGGTCTTCACACCACAGGGCCTGGGGCTCTCCGAGAGAGCCTTGTAGTGCAGGTACTAGCAACTGACCCAAAGAAGCCTCTAGACATACGTTACAGCTTCTTTGTGCCTCGCAAAACACCGCTTCCACCTCGGACAACCTTGGTGTTTTCTGCCACACCTGCAGCATTGTCCTCTGATGAGGTCTTAACCATGACCACAAAGGTTGTGCCCACAACAGAACCTCCGTCAGCAACCCTACCTGGGCCACGATGGGTGACAGGTTCATGGATGACCTGTTCCAGGACTTGTGACACAGGCTGGCAAAGTCGTACAGTCCAGTGCAAGGACCCACAGGGAAAACTAGCTAAGGGATGTCCTCTAGGGGACAGACCCTCAGCCTTTAAACACtgtctgattaaaaagtgctga